A genomic stretch from Anoplopoma fimbria isolate UVic2021 breed Golden Eagle Sablefish chromosome 8, Afim_UVic_2022, whole genome shotgun sequence includes:
- the prkaa2 gene encoding 5'-AMP-activated protein kinase catalytic subunit alpha-2 — protein sequence MAERQQPRLEGRVRIGHYVLGDTLGVGTFGKVKIGEHQLTGHKVAVKILNRQRIRSLDVVGKIKREIQNLKLFRHPHIIKLYQVISTPTDFFMVMEYVSGGELFDYICKHGRVEDTEARRLFQQIISAVDYCHRHMVVHRDLKPENVLLDANKNAKIADFGLSNMMSDGEFLRTSCGSPNYAAPEVISGRLYAGPEVDIWSSGVILYALLCGTLPFDDEHVPTLFKKIRGGVFYIPEYLSRPVASLLMFMLQVDPLKRATIKDIREDEWFKQDLPGYLFPEDPSYDASVLDEEAVREVCEKFECTESEFVSSLYSGDPQDQLAVAYHLIIDNRRIMTQASEFYLASSPPQGSFIEEGMPLPPGVKPHPERMPPLLADSPKSRCPLDALNTTRPKPLAVKKSKWHLGIRSQSRPYDIMAEVYRAMRQLSFDWKVVNPYHLRVRRKNPVTGTLVKMSLQLYQVDSRSYLLDFKSIDDDIMEAAGFKSGSSTPQRSGSTAGLHRPRLSIDSASQAIDFPVLSSSLPGSLSGSSPLLTPRQGSHTMDFFEMCASLITTLAR from the exons ATGGCGGAGCGGCAGCAGCCCCGTCTGGAGGGCCGTGTGCGGATCGGGCACTACGTGCTGGGGGACACGCTGGGAGTGGGCACGTTCGGCAAAGTGAAGA tcGGAGAGCACCAGCTGACGGGCCATAAAGTGGCTGTGAAGATCCTGAACAGACAGAGGATCCGCAGCCTGGACGTCGTCGGCAAGATCAAACGAGAGATCCAGAACCTCAAACTGTTCAGACACCCGCACATCATCAAGCT gtACCAGGTGATCAGTACTCCCACAGACTTCTTCATGGTGATGGAGTATGTGTCTGGAGGGGAGCTGTTTGACTACATCTGCAAACACGGACGG GTGGAGGACACGGAGGCCCGCCGTCTTTTCCAGCAGATCATCTCAGCCGTGGACTACTGCCACAGGCACATGGTGGTCCACAGAGACCTGAAGCCTGAGAACGTCCTGCTGGATGCCAACAAGAACGCCAAGATAGCCGACTTCG GTCTGTCCAACATGATGTCAGACGGGGAGTTCCTACGGACGAGCTGCGGCTCACCCAACTACGCCGCTCCGGAGGTCATCTCAGGAAG GCTCTACGCGGGCCCAGAGGTGGACATCTGGAGCAGCGGGGTGATCCTGTACGCGCTGCTGTGCGGCACTCTGCCCTTCGACGACGAGCACGTCCCCACGCTGTTCAAGAAGATCAGAGGAGGCGTCTTCTACATCCCAGAGTACCTGAGCCGCCCCGTGGCCTCGCTGCTCATGTTCATGCTGCAGGTGGACCCTCTGAAGAGAGCCACCATCAAAGACATCAG GGAAGACGAGTGGTTCAAGCAGGACCTGCCGGGCTACCTGTTCCCTGAGGACCCCTCATACGACGCTTCGGTCCTGGACGAGGAGGCCGTGAGGGAAGTGTGCGAGAAGTTTGAATGCACCGAGTCAGAGTTTGTGTCCAGCCTTTACAGCGGGGATCCACAG GATCAGCTGGCTGTGGCCTATCACCTGATAATAGACAACCGGCGCATCATGACCCAGGCCAGCGAGTTCTACCTGGCCTCCAGCCCCCCCCAGGGCTCCTTCATAGAGGAGGGCATGCCGCTGCCCCCCGGGGTCAAACCCCACCCGGAGAGGATGCCCCCGCTGCTGGCCGACAGCCCCAAGTCCCGCTGTCCTCTGGACGCGCTCAACACCACCCGGCCCAAACCGCTGGCGGTGAAGAAGTCCAAGTGGCACCTCGGGATCAGGAGTCAGAGCCGGCCGTACGACATCATGGCCGAGGTGTACCGCGCCATGAGGCAACTCAGCTTCGACTGGAAG GTGGTGAACCCGTATCACCTGCGTGTGCGGAGGAAGAACCCAGTGACGGGAACCCTGGTGAAGATGAGCCTGCAGCTGTACCAGGTGGACAGCAGATCCTACCTGCTCGACTTCAAGAGCATCGACG ATGACATCATGGAGGCGGCGGGCTTTAAATCGGGTTCGTCCACCCCTCAGAGGTCGGGCTCCACGGCCGGCCTCCACAGGCCCAGACTGAGCATCGACTCGGCGAGCCAGGCGATCGACTTCCCCGTGCTCAGCTCCTCCCTCCCGGGGTCTCTGTCCGGCAGCTCCCCTCTGCTCACCCCCCGTCAGGGATCACACACCATGGACTTCTTTGAAATGTGCGCCAGTCTGATCACCACTCTGGCGCGCTGA